The genomic interval TGTTTCGCGACGCCTGTGAGGCCCGTGAACGCCTTGGCCTCCAGGACAGGGCGCTGACTGTGCTGGACGCATTGCTGACGTTTTATCCAGAGAGCGAGCTCAACTGCGATAGTGGATTGGTGGTCTTTCCATCCAATGCCCAGCTGTCTGTCAGAGCGCACGGCATTACCGGAACGACCTTGCGGCGGCATTTGGCTGCCTTGGTCGAAGCCGGGCTCATCCAGCGCAAGGATAGTCCGAACGGCAAGCGCTACGCTCACCGGGACAAGGGTGGCGATATCGAGCAAGCCTTTGGGTTCGATCTTTCTCCACTTTTGGCTCGTGCTGCGGAACTTGCAATCCTGGCACAGGAAGTCGCTGCCCAACGCCTGCAGTTCAGGCGAGCCAAAGAGGCACTTACTATCTGCCGGCGTGATGTGCGCAAGCTGATTTCAGCAGCGATGGAGGAGGGGGCCGACGGCGACTGGGAAGCCATCGAAGACATGTATGTCGGCATTGTCAGCCGACTTCCCCGCAATCCTGACCGTCACCAGGTGGAGGCAATCCTCGACGAGATGCAGCTTTTGCGCACCGAAATCCTCAACCTTCTGGAAAATCAGTTAGATTCTCAAAATATGAACGGCAATGCTGTTCAAAATGGCTGCCACATACAGAATTCAAAACCCGAATCCATCTATGAATTTGAACCTAGCTCTGGAAAAGAGCAGGGCGGAGCCGTCGAGCTGGAAGTAGCACCCAAAGCGGTTGCTCAGCCGTTGGCAAAGCCGGAACAGATGAAGGCGTTCCCGCTGTCGATGGTCCTGAAAGCCTGCCCGCAGATTTCGGACTACGGGCCCGGCGGCGCGATCTCCCATTGGCGCGACCTGATGGGCGCCGCGGTGGTGGTACGATCAATGCTTGGTGTTAGCC from Rhizobium sp. SSA_523 carries:
- the repC gene encoding plasmid replication protein RepC; amino-acid sequence: MQTGNVTTPFGRRPAVLALVKRQLQTCETKPNRPVEKWKVFRDACEARERLGLQDRALTVLDALLTFYPESELNCDSGLVVFPSNAQLSVRAHGITGTTLRRHLAALVEAGLIQRKDSPNGKRYAHRDKGGDIEQAFGFDLSPLLARAAELAILAQEVAAQRLQFRRAKEALTICRRDVRKLISAAMEEGADGDWEAIEDMYVGIVSRLPRNPDRHQVEAILDEMQLLRTEILNLLENQLDSQNMNGNAVQNGCHIQNSKPESIYEFEPSSGKEQGGAVELEVAPKAVAQPLAKPEQMKAFPLSMVLKACPQISDYGPGGAISHWRDLMGAAVVVRSMLGVSPSAYQEACEVMGPENAAVAMAAILERAGHINSAGGYLRDLTRRARGGEFGLGPMLMSLMRANANSDRKTG